A DNA window from Methanobacterium sp. contains the following coding sequences:
- a CDS encoding right-handed parallel beta-helix repeat-containing protein → MTNTVSASSTIIYVNSSHGSDSWDGLSWRTAKFSIKNATGTVSNGGAIKIANGVYTGTKNTGIIINKDITFTGQSKTSTIINGTNRAEIFQIIAGKTVTFHNLTFANGNTTYGGAIANSGNLILDNCNFKNNYATSGGAIYTVGNLTVSSSTFTSNHASYGGAVYGKYGSLTFIKSIFTSNSATCGGSIYNMGSLGVSGSTFTSNYATYGGNVYSTSSSTFNSSNFKGNHATSGGMIFSTGSLGVSGSTFTSNYATYGGNVYSTSSSTFNSSNFKGNHATSGGMIFSTGSLGVSGSTFTSNYATYGGAVYINNSLSINDSIFTSNHASYAGAILNYGRSLTSIKTTFTNNSASNAGTILSYGGSLTFIKTAFTNNRATVDDGGAIFNKIGGRLTITDSTFTNNTAGDGGGAIHNYGTLKVTNSTFTKNKADHGGSIDDVTEGTEVYTSTFISSKFYNNSATGVGGVILSYVTLIISGSIFTGNHANYGGNIYENGKLTVSNSTFTSNRADKSGSVIFNNGKSLTISNSTFTSNHAAYGGTIYSTGSLSINNSIFMGNSANYGGAIFNKVTLTVIGSTFTGNSASYGGAICNSNGTLTAHFNRFVRNTATSKGKDILSSSGTVNANYNWWGLNSGPATGSIIGCTPTTWLVLRVASSPSSINNLTTSTITINLMHDNKGVYHNPSSGHVPNGIPVSFTTSLGSIKSQLSTINGTATNNLSSGTVNGTARVTVTVDSQKVQTSVTVNK, encoded by the coding sequence ATGACTAACACAGTTTCTGCTTCTTCTACAATTATTTATGTAAATAGTTCGCATGGAAGTGATTCATGGGACGGTCTTTCCTGGAGAACAGCAAAATTCAGTATTAAAAATGCAACAGGGACGGTATCAAACGGTGGAGCAATTAAAATTGCAAATGGGGTTTACACAGGGACAAAAAATACGGGCATCATTATTAACAAGGATATAACCTTCACTGGTCAAAGCAAAACGAGTACTATAATAAACGGAACCAATAGAGCTGAAATATTCCAGATTATAGCAGGTAAAACTGTAACATTTCATAATTTAACATTTGCAAATGGAAATACAACGTATGGCGGTGCTATTGCAAATAGCGGTAATTTAATTCTTGATAATTGTAATTTTAAAAATAACTATGCAACTAGTGGCGGAGCTATTTATACTGTAGGTAACTTGACTGTTAGCAGCAGTACATTTACAAGTAACCATGCATCTTATGGCGGCGCTGTCTACGGTAAGTACGGATCTTTGACTTTTATTAAAAGTATTTTTACAAGTAACAGTGCAACTTGCGGGGGTTCAATTTATAATATGGGTAGTTTGGGTGTTAGCGGCAGTACCTTTACAAGCAACTATGCAACTTATGGAGGTAATGTCTACAGTACAAGCAGTTCAACCTTTAATAGCAGTAATTTCAAGGGTAACCATGCAACTAGTGGTGGTATGATCTTTAGTACGGGTAGTTTGGGTGTTAGCGGCAGTACCTTTACAAGCAACTATGCAACTTATGGAGGTAATGTCTACAGTACAAGCAGTTCAACCTTTAATAGCAGTAATTTCAAGGGTAACCATGCAACTAGTGGTGGTATGATCTTTAGTACGGGTAGTTTGGGTGTTAGCGGCAGTACCTTTACAAGCAACTATGCAACTTATGGAGGTGCTGTCTATATTAACAATAGTTTGAGTATTAATGATAGTATTTTTACAAGTAATCATGCATCTTATGCAGGAGCTATTCTTAATTATGGCAGATCTTTGACATCTATTAAAACTACCTTTACAAATAACAGTGCTTCTAATGCAGGAACTATTCTTAGTTACGGCGGATCCTTAACTTTTATTAAAACAGCTTTTACAAATAACAGAGCAACTGTTGATGATGGCGGCGCCATATTTAATAAAATAGGCGGACGTCTAACTATAACTGACAGTACATTCACGAATAATACTGCTGGTGATGGAGGCGGTGCGATCCACAATTATGGTACTTTAAAGGTAACAAACAGTACTTTCACAAAAAATAAAGCAGATCACGGCGGCAGTATTGACGATGTTACTGAAGGTACTGAAGTCTACACTTCGACTTTTATCAGTAGCAAGTTCTATAATAACTCTGCAACCGGTGTGGGTGGTGTTATACTTTCTTACGTTACTTTGATCATTAGTGGCAGTATTTTTACAGGTAACCATGCAAATTATGGGGGTAACATTTACGAAAACGGTAAATTGACTGTCAGTAACAGTACTTTTACAAGTAACAGGGCAGATAAAAGTGGAAGTGTTATCTTCAATAATGGTAAATCATTGACTATTAGTAACAGTACTTTTACAAGTAACCATGCGGCTTATGGAGGTACTATTTACAGTACAGGTAGTTTAAGTATTAATAACAGTATTTTCATGGGTAACAGTGCAAATTATGGTGGAGCTATTTTCAATAAAGTAACCTTAACTGTAATTGGCAGCACATTTACTGGTAATTCTGCATCGTATGGTGGTGCTATCTGCAATAGCAACGGTACTTTAACTGCTCACTTTAATAGGTTTGTTAGAAACACTGCGACAAGTAAAGGTAAAGATATCCTCAGTTCAAGCGGCACAGTTAATGCCAATTACAACTGGTGGGGCTTAAATAGTGGCCCTGCTACAGGAAGTATAATCGGTTGCACTCCTACAACATGGTTAGTACTCCGCGTTGCGTCTTCTCCAAGCTCAATTAATAATCTCACAACATCTACAATAACTATAAATTTAATGCATGATAACAAAGGTGTTTACCATAATCCTTCTTCAGGGCATGTTCCAAATGGCATTCCTGTGAGTTTTACTACCAGTTTAGGAAGTATAAAAAGTCAATTATCTACAATTAATGGAACTGCCACGAATAATTTAAGTAGTGGAACTGTTAACGGAACTGCACGTGTTACCGTAACGGTGGACAGTCAAAAAGTACAGACTTCAGTCACTGTTAATAAATAA